One Psychrosphaera aestuarii DNA window includes the following coding sequences:
- a CDS encoding DASH family cryptochrome codes for MASNFLYIFDNDLRSNYLPILDDFIVKVNQDPSATLSCIYLFDPSQLKVQLFNSAYLGNHRLLFLSECLQDLGLVLANRGISFQIVLGNKASNLNKVLVDRKITDVGFSSPVGTDEINLFTLLQQSDVNLHQRFQHTLFAQHELPFDLKELPHSFSKFRKLVEALPLDSFFSQYERLTKVNDALTTSETITKQLYIQFEQSFNLFCRHPNVEVALKEATSNRRNFNSGFEGGETNVVAHLHQYFSLNCASSYKETRNFLDNWTASTKFSAALASGSLSPKYIWHEIVKYEQLNGANESTYWIKFELLWREYFQWYGARYREKLFKFSGINNKKPLNSFYAERYKKWCDANTPSAFINAIMNQLKATGYISNRSRQITASYFVNELNLDWRYGAAYFQEMLIDYDVASNWGNWQYLAGVGCDPRGKRQFNIQKQQQCYDPEGRFIKRWADKVNNTALDSVDAADWPILSDEGVS; via the coding sequence ATGGCCTCCAATTTTTTATATATTTTTGATAACGATTTACGTTCTAATTATCTGCCAATACTTGATGATTTTATAGTTAAGGTAAATCAAGACCCTTCTGCAACACTCTCTTGTATATATCTATTTGATCCTAGTCAACTCAAAGTACAGCTTTTTAACTCCGCCTATTTAGGTAATCATCGTTTGCTGTTCTTATCTGAGTGTTTACAAGACTTGGGCTTAGTTTTAGCTAATCGAGGTATTTCCTTTCAAATAGTGTTGGGAAATAAAGCATCAAATCTAAATAAAGTATTGGTCGATAGGAAAATTACCGATGTCGGTTTTTCAAGCCCAGTCGGAACAGATGAAATAAATCTGTTTACCTTGTTACAGCAATCGGATGTTAACTTACACCAACGCTTTCAACACACACTGTTTGCACAACATGAACTACCTTTTGATTTAAAAGAACTACCCCATAGTTTCTCTAAATTTAGAAAGCTTGTAGAGGCGTTGCCGCTTGATAGTTTCTTTTCGCAATATGAAAGGCTTACTAAAGTAAACGATGCTTTAACAACATCTGAGACTATTACCAAACAGCTGTATATTCAGTTCGAACAATCTTTCAACCTCTTTTGTAGGCATCCGAACGTTGAGGTTGCGCTTAAAGAAGCTACGTCAAATCGGCGTAACTTTAATTCCGGATTTGAAGGTGGCGAAACAAACGTGGTTGCGCATCTGCACCAATACTTTTCTTTAAACTGTGCGAGTTCGTACAAAGAAACAAGAAACTTTTTAGACAACTGGACCGCGTCGACTAAGTTCAGTGCTGCACTCGCTTCTGGCTCGCTCAGTCCGAAGTACATTTGGCATGAAATAGTCAAATACGAACAGTTGAATGGCGCTAATGAGTCAACCTATTGGATAAAGTTTGAATTGTTATGGCGTGAATATTTTCAGTGGTATGGTGCCAGATATAGAGAAAAACTTTTTAAGTTCTCGGGCATCAACAATAAAAAGCCACTCAACTCATTCTACGCTGAGCGATATAAAAAATGGTGTGATGCCAACACGCCATCGGCATTTATTAACGCAATTATGAACCAGTTAAAAGCGACCGGTTATATTTCAAATCGCTCAAGACAAATCACCGCTAGTTATTTTGTTAATGAACTAAACTTAGACTGGCGTTACGGCGCGGCCTATTTTCAAGAAATGCTTATTGACTATGATGTGGCGTCTAATTGGGGTAACTGGCAGTACCTTGCAGGGGTTGGTTGCGATCCTCGTGGTAAACGACAGTTTAATATACAAAAACAACAACAATGTTACGACCCTGAAGGCCGATTTATAAAGCGTTGGGCAGATAAAGTAAACAATACAGCATTAGACAGTGTTGATGCTGCCGACTGGCCTATACTTTCTGATGAAGGAGTGTCATGA
- a CDS encoding DUF2069 domain-containing protein, giving the protein MHKHQATTTDFKTAPMAQFVKKLQIIGSVGFFGLIIYYPILFFVLDTNANSLAYITLCLFWLPLLPAIKGILQGNPYTFAWSNFVIMWCYLHGLTAIWTFEGNKLYIVIELVLLTAAFIGNTYFARFRGREMGLALPKIKELKEQEKAQFEAQSNRQEKD; this is encoded by the coding sequence ATGCATAAACATCAAGCAACAACCACAGATTTCAAAACCGCACCTATGGCCCAATTTGTAAAAAAACTTCAAATTATAGGTAGTGTTGGCTTTTTTGGGCTCATTATCTATTACCCTATTTTATTTTTTGTTTTAGACACCAACGCAAACTCGTTGGCTTATATTACCTTGTGTTTATTTTGGTTACCGCTTTTACCGGCTATTAAAGGTATTTTGCAAGGAAACCCTTATACATTTGCATGGAGTAACTTTGTTATCATGTGGTGCTATTTGCATGGCCTTACTGCGATTTGGACCTTTGAAGGTAATAAACTTTACATTGTGATTGAACTGGTACTGTTAACAGCGGCGTTTATTGGCAATACCTATTTTGCCCGTTTTAGAGGCCGTGAAATGGGATTGGCATTGCCAAAAATAAAAGAACTCAAAGAGCAAGAAAAAGCTCAATTTGAAGCTCAGTCTAACCGTCAAGAAAAGGACTAA
- a CDS encoding NAD(P)H-dependent oxidoreductase, with the protein MLSSYILVLYYSKHGSVLNLAKTIAKGIELEGVEARIRTVSKSDDDESLYPLVQANDLKDALGLAMGSPCHFGMMASPLKAFWETTSSEWLSGALIDKPAAVFTSSSSLHGGNESTLLSMSLPLLHHGMMLLGIPYSEPHLHKTQSGGTPYGASHVSGLNLSDTLSESEKNIAIALGKRLATTAKKMSK; encoded by the coding sequence ATGCTTTCAAGTTATATCTTGGTGCTTTACTACTCAAAGCATGGATCTGTTCTTAATTTAGCTAAAACAATCGCTAAAGGGATTGAACTTGAAGGTGTAGAAGCAAGAATCCGAACCGTATCTAAAAGCGACGATGATGAGAGTCTTTACCCATTAGTTCAAGCTAACGATCTTAAAGATGCGCTTGGCTTAGCAATGGGAAGCCCTTGTCATTTTGGTATGATGGCCAGCCCATTAAAAGCGTTTTGGGAAACGACTTCGTCTGAATGGTTATCTGGCGCTTTAATTGATAAGCCAGCCGCGGTTTTCACATCTAGTTCGAGCTTGCATGGCGGCAATGAATCAACCTTGCTTAGCATGAGTCTACCGCTTTTACATCACGGCATGATGCTATTAGGTATCCCCTACTCTGAGCCACATTTACACAAAACCCAGTCGGGTGGAACGCCATATGGAGCAAGCCATGTATCTGGTTTAAACCTATCAGATACGTTATCCGAAAGTGAAAAAAACATCGCAATTGCGCTAGGTAAACGCCTGGCTACTACTGCTAAAAAAATGAGTAAATAA
- the arsC gene encoding arsenate reductase (glutaredoxin) (This arsenate reductase requires both glutathione and glutaredoxin to convert arsenate to arsenite, after which the efflux transporter formed by ArsA and ArsB can extrude the arsenite from the cell, providing resistance.), translated as MSVTIFHNPRCSKSRQTLELLKSNGVEPNVVEYLKQPPTSDALTIIINKLGVNVRDIIRHKEAEYKEVGADNKDLTDAELIALLVATPKLIERPIVVNGEKAVVGRPPENVLDII; from the coding sequence ATGAGCGTTACTATTTTTCACAATCCACGCTGTTCAAAGAGTCGTCAAACTTTAGAGTTATTAAAATCAAATGGCGTTGAGCCAAACGTTGTTGAATATTTGAAACAGCCACCAACAAGCGATGCGTTAACCATAATTATTAACAAGTTAGGTGTGAACGTGAGAGATATCATTCGACATAAAGAAGCCGAATATAAAGAAGTTGGCGCCGATAACAAAGATTTAACTGATGCCGAACTCATCGCTTTACTTGTTGCTACGCCAAAACTAATTGAGCGTCCAATTGTGGTTAATGGAGAGAAAGCGGTTGTTGGTAGACCTCCAGAAAACGTCTTGGATATAATCTAA
- a CDS encoding M48 family metalloprotease produces the protein MPPLFSRFKKLTLTLSLAASFSLIAASAHSMTSDNELPDLGASALGTLSIEKERRLGHIIYDQLRGQTAILQDPLIIEYLNDLGNKLVAKSEDVNFPFTFFGVNNNQINAFAFYGGFIGVHTGLIAKADNESQLASVLAHEIAHVTQRHLARGKEAANNRAPLTLAGIVGSILLAAINPQLVMASMMATSAGTQQAMINYTRGNEQEADNIGMNILANAGYDPYASAEFFAKLQEQIRYKADIPAFLITHPLPESRVTDARLRAMQFEKKFYADSLEFMLVKARINARYVRSEYDKIKDLTNLIDKSSGNKKFALQYELLLRLVDDEQFDKAFELWESLVKVAPNNLYLLDTYSDLAIAAKKPELALEALSKAYKIKPNNYVVTMNYANVALEAKMPDRAIELLEYYLLNKPRDLLATQMLVDAYKDSKNMAKYNITKGELFALMARYNEAITFLDRALAMLGKNDNAEINRIQALKYQYRERQQYIKDIKGTI, from the coding sequence ATGCCACCTCTTTTTTCTCGATTCAAAAAGTTAACATTAACGCTTAGTCTGGCAGCCTCATTTTCACTAATCGCTGCATCTGCACATTCGATGACTTCCGATAATGAATTACCAGACTTAGGTGCTTCCGCGCTGGGTACCTTATCTATTGAAAAAGAAAGACGTCTTGGCCACATCATATACGACCAATTAAGAGGTCAAACGGCTATTCTTCAAGACCCATTAATTATTGAGTACTTAAACGACTTAGGGAATAAATTGGTCGCTAAGTCAGAAGACGTAAACTTTCCATTTACCTTTTTTGGCGTCAACAACAACCAAATCAACGCGTTTGCTTTTTACGGTGGTTTTATCGGCGTTCATACGGGGTTAATTGCAAAAGCGGATAATGAAAGTCAATTGGCATCCGTCTTAGCCCATGAAATAGCGCACGTAACTCAACGCCATTTAGCACGAGGAAAAGAAGCAGCTAATAATCGTGCGCCTTTGACTCTCGCAGGTATTGTGGGTTCTATTCTTCTAGCCGCTATTAATCCCCAGTTAGTTATGGCATCGATGATGGCCACATCAGCAGGTACTCAACAAGCGATGATCAACTACACTCGAGGTAACGAGCAAGAAGCTGACAATATTGGCATGAATATTCTAGCTAATGCGGGTTACGATCCGTATGCATCGGCCGAGTTTTTTGCCAAGCTTCAAGAGCAAATTCGTTACAAAGCAGACATACCCGCCTTTTTGATCACGCATCCACTACCGGAGTCTCGAGTAACAGATGCCCGCCTTAGGGCAATGCAATTTGAAAAAAAGTTTTATGCTGACTCATTAGAATTTATGTTAGTCAAGGCACGCATAAATGCACGCTACGTAAGGTCTGAATACGACAAAATCAAAGATCTAACAAACTTAATCGACAAGTCTAGTGGCAATAAGAAATTTGCGCTTCAGTATGAATTGCTATTACGTTTGGTTGACGATGAACAATTTGATAAAGCATTTGAGTTGTGGGAAAGCTTAGTAAAAGTTGCACCAAACAATTTGTATTTATTAGACACATACTCAGATTTGGCTATTGCAGCCAAAAAACCAGAACTAGCCTTAGAGGCTTTATCCAAAGCCTATAAAATCAAACCAAACAACTATGTTGTCACGATGAATTATGCAAACGTAGCGTTAGAGGCAAAAATGCCTGACAGAGCAATAGAGCTACTCGAATACTATTTACTAAATAAACCACGTGATTTACTTGCTACACAAATGCTAGTCGATGCATACAAAGATTCGAAAAATATGGCAAAATACAACATTACTAAAGGTGAACTATTTGCCTTAATGGCCAGGTATAACGAAGCGATAACATTTTTAGACCGAGCATTGGCTATGTTAGGTAAAAACGATAATGCTGAGATTAACCGTATCCAGGCGTTAAAATATCAATATCGAGAGCGTCAGCAGTATATTAAAGATATCAAAGGAACCATTTAA
- a CDS encoding sulfurtransferase TusA family protein, which translates to MKSSYQFDARGLTCPLAFVLVKQQMIKNNTKVFLLDDEITLYNFTSYLESQGVAFNKSVQDSIYKIKLLD; encoded by the coding sequence TTGAAGTCTAGTTACCAGTTTGATGCCAGAGGCTTAACTTGTCCACTCGCATTTGTACTTGTTAAGCAACAAATGATAAAAAATAACACAAAGGTTTTTCTATTAGATGATGAAATTACTCTATATAATTTCACTAGTTACCTTGAATCTCAAGGTGTTGCTTTTAATAAATCTGTACAAGACTCCATATATAAAATAAAACTATTGGATTAA
- a CDS encoding AI-2E family transporter → MFEVIKQWYRKNFSDPNAVTLAMVVILGMLAFFWFGKLLTPVIVAVVFAFLLEWPVKKVTRLGLSRNVSTTIVIAAFVGAMTTMIVMVIPVIWQQSLSLVKELPEMMKNVKDFIQEIPEKYPNIDPMLVERVMGNVDNRFVTFVEELLQGVMTSVTDIAALLIYLILVPLMVFFMLKDKASLYAGFDRLLPTERTLITQVSSEMNQQIINYIRGKLIEILVVGVSTYIAFVIMDLRYAAVLGLLVGLSVLIPYIGAAVVTIPVAAVALFQFGISPDFYYVMIAYGVIQALDGNVLVPLLFSEAVDLNPVYIIVAVLFFGGLWGFWGVFFAIPLASLVKALINAWSVKQPPVTEEA, encoded by the coding sequence ATGTTCGAAGTAATCAAACAGTGGTACAGGAAAAACTTCTCCGACCCTAATGCCGTCACGCTCGCAATGGTTGTTATACTTGGCATGCTTGCCTTTTTTTGGTTTGGCAAACTCTTAACGCCGGTAATAGTCGCGGTGGTTTTTGCTTTCTTGCTTGAATGGCCTGTTAAAAAAGTGACCCGCTTAGGTTTAAGTAGAAATGTAAGTACAACAATAGTTATTGCCGCGTTTGTTGGTGCAATGACCACTATGATTGTAATGGTCATACCGGTTATATGGCAACAAAGCTTAAGTCTCGTCAAAGAATTACCGGAAATGATGAAAAACGTTAAGGATTTCATCCAAGAGATCCCAGAAAAATATCCTAATATCGATCCCATGTTAGTAGAACGAGTGATGGGGAACGTTGATAACAGGTTTGTAACTTTCGTTGAAGAGTTATTGCAAGGTGTAATGACATCGGTAACGGACATAGCTGCACTATTAATTTATCTTATTTTAGTCCCTCTAATGGTATTTTTTATGTTGAAGGATAAAGCTTCGTTATATGCAGGTTTTGACCGCTTATTACCGACGGAACGAACATTAATAACTCAAGTATCTAGCGAAATGAATCAACAAATTATTAACTATATCCGTGGAAAGTTAATAGAGATCCTTGTCGTTGGTGTGTCCACTTATATCGCGTTTGTCATAATGGACCTTAGATATGCGGCCGTATTAGGCTTGTTAGTGGGCTTGTCAGTTCTAATTCCATATATTGGCGCTGCAGTCGTTACTATACCTGTGGCAGCGGTCGCTTTATTTCAATTTGGTATAAGTCCTGATTTTTACTACGTGATGATAGCTTATGGCGTAATACAAGCGCTAGACGGAAATGTATTGGTGCCTTTATTGTTCTCTGAAGCAGTAGACTTAAATCCCGTTTATATTATTGTCGCAGTATTGTTTTTTGGCGGCCTTTGGGGCTTCTGGGGGGTATTCTTTGCAATACCGCTTGCATCGTTGGTTAAGGCGTTAATTAATGCATGGTCAGTGAAACAACCACCCGTAACGGAAGAAGCTTAA
- the bcp gene encoding thioredoxin-dependent thiol peroxidase, giving the protein MNTLQAGDKAPLFSLLDQNGETFELAEVLKQHQVLVYFYPKAMTPGCTVQAQNLRDVKSDLEKYNTVAVGISPDAVKRLTKFTERDELNFPLLSDEDHKVADAFGVWGLKKFMGKEYDGIHRLTFLIGQDGEIKHFFNKFKTKDHHQVVLDVLANQ; this is encoded by the coding sequence ATGAATACGTTACAAGCGGGCGATAAAGCCCCGTTGTTTTCTTTACTCGACCAAAATGGTGAAACCTTTGAGTTGGCTGAAGTTCTTAAACAGCATCAAGTGTTAGTTTATTTTTATCCAAAGGCCATGACACCAGGCTGTACGGTACAAGCACAAAATTTAAGAGACGTGAAATCTGACTTAGAGAAATATAATACCGTAGCTGTTGGTATTAGCCCTGACGCCGTTAAACGTTTAACTAAATTCACTGAGAGAGATGAATTAAACTTCCCTCTATTATCGGATGAAGATCATAAGGTTGCTGATGCGTTTGGCGTTTGGGGCTTAAAAAAGTTCATGGGTAAAGAATATGATGGCATTCATCGTTTAACATTTCTTATTGGTCAAGACGGTGAAATTAAACATTTTTTCAATAAGTTTAAAACCAAAGACCATCATCAAGTTGTTCTAGATGTGTTAGCAAACCAGTAA
- a CDS encoding glycine cleavage system protein R, whose translation MTTINTAPQYLVLTAIGENKTGLVSELAGLVYQCGCNVVDSKMAIFANEFSIIMLLEGEHIDLLQLETQLPPLAMSLSLLTMMKRTQKRHLSDELTNHYLITIEGPDKAGTIKVFTSYLAEQGIDITSLRSSTDVRSGKTWQSAQIEVSLPNSESLNQFETNFLALCHSYDMECHVSPITIEVS comes from the coding sequence ATGACAACTATTAATACCGCCCCTCAGTATCTTGTACTCACCGCGATTGGTGAAAATAAAACAGGTTTAGTTAGCGAACTCGCAGGCCTCGTTTATCAATGCGGCTGTAACGTTGTAGATAGTAAAATGGCAATATTCGCCAATGAATTTTCAATAATCATGTTATTGGAAGGCGAACACATTGACTTGTTGCAACTTGAGACGCAGTTACCACCATTAGCAATGAGTTTGTCGCTTCTAACAATGATGAAACGAACTCAAAAGCGACACCTTAGCGATGAGCTTACAAACCATTACCTTATTACTATCGAAGGGCCTGATAAAGCCGGTACGATTAAGGTGTTTACTTCATACCTAGCAGAACAAGGTATCGATATTACCAGCTTACGCTCAAGCACAGACGTGCGGTCTGGAAAGACCTGGCAATCAGCTCAAATCGAAGTGTCATTGCCAAACTCAGAATCATTAAATCAGTTTGAAACAAACTTTTTAGCCTTGTGTCATTCATATGATATGGAATGCCACGTTAGTCCTATTACTATTGAAGTATCCTAA
- the dapA gene encoding 4-hydroxy-tetrahydrodipicolinate synthase, with protein MSLNPKLTGSFVALITPMLNNGEVDFDSLTSLIEWHILAGTDGLVILGTTAESATLSESEKMQVLTHSIDVNNQRLPIVVGNGTNCTASTIEVTQKYDHLAIDGFLTVTPYYNKPSQRGMIHHFKAVAAAATKPIILYNVPGRTNVDLSNDSVKELMAVSNIVGIKDATGDLTRVRQLKEANPDFILLSGDDASSKDFLHLGGDGVISVTANIRPKEIAQMVSLSRSGKAQQAHEIDSKLSALHHDLFIEPNPVPVKWALLQEDKISSDFVRLPLVTMEPKHHSVIKQALEQSK; from the coding sequence ATGAGTTTAAATCCCAAATTAACAGGTAGCTTTGTCGCGCTAATTACACCAATGCTAAATAATGGTGAAGTAGACTTTGATAGCCTAACTAGTTTAATTGAGTGGCATATATTAGCGGGCACTGACGGCTTAGTTATTTTAGGCACGACAGCCGAGTCTGCAACATTGAGCGAAAGCGAAAAAATGCAGGTTTTAACTCATAGTATTGATGTCAATAATCAGCGTTTACCAATAGTAGTTGGAAACGGGACTAATTGTACCGCTAGTACCATTGAAGTTACGCAAAAATATGACCATTTAGCCATAGACGGCTTTTTAACGGTAACACCTTATTACAACAAGCCGAGCCAACGCGGCATGATTCATCATTTTAAAGCAGTAGCAGCGGCCGCGACGAAACCAATTATTCTATATAATGTTCCTGGGCGAACGAATGTTGACTTGTCAAATGACTCGGTCAAAGAGTTAATGGCAGTAAGTAATATTGTTGGCATTAAAGACGCAACGGGTGATTTAACGAGAGTTAGACAACTTAAAGAGGCGAACCCTGATTTCATTTTACTCAGTGGTGACGATGCTAGCTCAAAAGATTTCTTACATCTTGGCGGGGATGGCGTAATATCTGTAACCGCTAACATCAGACCTAAAGAAATTGCTCAAATGGTAAGCCTTAGCCGTTCTGGGAAAGCTCAACAGGCACATGAGATTGATTCAAAACTTAGTGCATTGCATCATGACCTGTTTATTGAACCCAATCCTGTCCCAGTAAAGTGGGCATTGTTACAAGAAGATAAAATAAGTTCTGATTTTGTTCGTTTACCCCTGGTAACGATGGAACCAAAACACCATAGTGTTATCAAACAAGCGTTAGAACAAAGTAAATAA
- the bamC gene encoding outer membrane protein assembly factor BamC, translated as MKYLKPAILVTVVSLTTACTTVKNWLSDTPNVNNTKQSTTTLVVPEDLLAPNKSNEFKLAPNSKTANASEVVTSPSSVLEIFQGSWVNSDDSHPYKIMLEKPQQVDNFDSFLSKTVADLIESRGYKLISSNDGYRIEVVKESEIGFWFWKNSIDTERFVFDLHTKVQSHGRSGEAYIEPIEFQVLSKNNAPKFSKAYRMQQLSIEMLNQLSLELNYQFRVVVQKQQILTDVSLAMTTNSSGDFVISSQREIQHVYKQLEDIIEDLGFSIEEEDKGLFLYTLSYDKNNSSIWNSIFGSDYANKLSLPSGQYEVVLITSIDGVYASFSDEAGQPLSESQVKEIFDLIIKIVKEDEIEL; from the coding sequence GTGAAATATCTTAAACCGGCCATTTTGGTTACTGTAGTATCTTTAACCACGGCTTGTACGACGGTTAAGAATTGGCTTAGTGATACGCCGAATGTAAATAATACCAAACAAAGCACAACAACTTTGGTTGTGCCAGAAGACTTATTGGCCCCAAATAAAAGCAATGAATTTAAGTTAGCGCCAAATAGCAAAACAGCCAACGCGTCAGAGGTCGTTACATCTCCTTCTAGTGTGCTTGAAATTTTTCAAGGCAGCTGGGTTAACAGTGACGATTCACATCCCTACAAAATAATGCTGGAAAAGCCACAACAGGTAGATAACTTTGATTCATTTTTGTCAAAAACTGTTGCTGATTTAATTGAAAGCCGAGGGTATAAGTTAATAAGCTCAAATGATGGCTATCGTATCGAAGTGGTAAAAGAGTCGGAAATAGGCTTTTGGTTTTGGAAAAACAGTATTGATACAGAACGATTTGTTTTTGATTTACATACTAAGGTGCAGTCACACGGAAGAAGCGGTGAGGCTTATATAGAGCCTATAGAGTTTCAAGTGTTAAGTAAGAATAATGCACCTAAGTTTTCTAAAGCTTACCGTATGCAACAACTTTCAATAGAAATGTTAAATCAATTATCTCTAGAGTTAAATTACCAATTTAGAGTGGTTGTTCAAAAACAACAAATATTGACAGACGTGTCGCTTGCAATGACTACCAACTCTTCAGGTGATTTTGTTATTTCTTCACAAAGAGAAATACAGCACGTTTACAAACAATTAGAAGATATTATTGAAGATCTAGGCTTTTCAATAGAAGAAGAAGACAAAGGACTATTTTTATATACGTTAAGTTACGATAAAAATAATAGCTCTATTTGGAATTCTATATTCGGCTCTGATTACGCGAATAAGTTATCGCTACCAAGTGGTCAATATGAGGTCGTATTGATAACAAGTATTGATGGTGTTTATGCTTCGTTTAGTGATGAAGCTGGGCAGCCTCTTAGCGAGAGTCAAGTAAAAGAGATATTTGATCTAATTATTAAAATAGTCAAAGAAGATGAGATTGAACTGTAA